A stretch of the Methanobacterium veterum genome encodes the following:
- a CDS encoding flippase, translating into MGRVRKIAKNTTFLMISQIISYIFTFFITMYAARYFGANIFGIWSIALSITGIIGIFADLGMSTLMVREISRNLSARDKYISNIFLIKIILSILTLGLIIIITNIIGYSEIVKNVIYIVTVSVIIGSFSGVLGAIFQANEKMEYISLSTILSSVIVLLGTVIMIHYNLSIIFFAFINVVSAGLISAYILFKYVQNFPLPEPRIDLSFWKPIIKESWPFGITALSGMLYNYIDSIMLSVVQGAEVVGWYSAAYRLMLILLFIPNAINMAIFPVMSQFYTSSKNSLKLMNEKYFKYMIIIGVPMGVGVTILADKIILTIFGLGYSQSIIALQILIWTIILTFAGAPFVQLLQSINKQYIITKISIISAATNILLNLFLIPLFSYIGASFATLIAAIFSTGYIFLVTYKFGYGIQYKTIMDDLSKILFATLIISIFILYFKDLNLFLLVIMATLLYLIIIYIFGCIDEVDIMLLKQLRR; encoded by the coding sequence ATGGGCAGAGTTCGTAAAATAGCAAAAAACACTACTTTTTTAATGATATCACAGATCATAAGCTATATTTTCACATTTTTCATTACAATGTACGCTGCAAGATACTTTGGAGCTAATATATTTGGAATATGGTCTATTGCACTTTCTATTACTGGAATTATCGGTATCTTTGCAGATTTAGGTATGAGTACACTTATGGTAAGAGAAATTTCAAGGAATTTATCTGCTAGAGATAAATATATCTCAAATATTTTTCTTATAAAAATTATCCTGTCCATTTTAACGCTTGGATTGATAATAATCATCACCAATATAATTGGGTATTCAGAAATTGTTAAAAATGTTATTTATATTGTCACAGTATCTGTGATAATAGGATCTTTTTCAGGTGTTTTAGGTGCTATTTTCCAGGCCAATGAAAAAATGGAATACATATCATTGAGTACCATTTTAAGTTCAGTTATAGTGCTTTTAGGCACTGTAATTATGATACATTATAATTTAAGCATTATATTTTTTGCTTTTATTAATGTGGTTTCTGCAGGATTGATCTCAGCATATATCCTTTTCAAATATGTGCAAAACTTTCCGCTGCCGGAACCTAGGATAGATCTTTCATTTTGGAAGCCAATAATAAAAGAATCATGGCCATTTGGAATAACTGCCCTTAGTGGAATGTTGTATAATTATATTGACTCAATAATGCTGTCGGTAGTACAGGGAGCAGAAGTGGTTGGATGGTACAGCGCTGCATACAGATTAATGCTGATACTGTTGTTTATACCAAATGCAATTAATATGGCTATTTTTCCAGTTATGTCCCAGTTTTACACATCTTCCAAAAATTCGCTTAAACTAATGAACGAAAAATATTTCAAATATATGATTATAATTGGAGTTCCGATGGGAGTTGGAGTGACCATTTTAGCAGATAAAATTATATTAACGATCTTCGGTCTAGGATATAGCCAATCAATAATTGCCTTACAGATATTGATATGGACAATTATACTAACTTTTGCAGGGGCTCCATTTGTACAGCTGTTACAATCAATAAATAAACAGTATATTATAACTAAAATCTCCATAATATCTGCCGCAACAAATATATTATTAAATTTATTCTTAATTCCTCTCTTTAGTTATATTGGAGCAAGTTTTGCTACACTTATAGCTGCAATATTTTCAACAGGGTATATTTTTCTGGTTACTTACAAATTTGGTTATGGAATTCAATATAAAACCATCATGGATGATTTATCAAAGATTTTATTTGCAACTTTAATCATTAGCATATTTATCTTGTATTTTAAAGATTTAAATCTATTTTTATTGGTTATTATGGCTACTTTGCTGTATTTAATCATTATTTATATATTTGGGTGCATTGATGAAGTTGATATAATGCTATTGAAACAATTAAGGAGATAA
- a CDS encoding glycosyltransferase family 4 protein yields the protein MKKTLKIAVFHNLPSGGAKRALYDHVKYLVSSGHEVDVFVPETANENFLSLIELVNNFKVFPVKTGFLRSFIYSKLNPETPSSDLVSLKELELTEKNIAADINGGNYDVVLSEQDKFTMSPFILKYIKIPAVYYCQQPLRNDKILEEVSNDIENPNFIRKKMKYRDLNNTFKIDSINAKYAKYILANSYFSRESLLKTYGLNSFVSYLGIDTYKFKPLQLPSEDFVLSVGSCTPIKGYDFTIRSLSLINEQIRPEFTIVSNFSSPEWKNYIEKLANKLGVKLTILDLINDHELIKLYNKAKMVIYTPYLEPFGLIPIESMSCGTPVVAVKEGGVRETVVHNETGLLIDRDENLFAQAILELLRDTDKSREMSKNAITNVQNFWTLEHAGIRLLNHLNLAIDRYTS from the coding sequence ATGAAAAAAACATTAAAAATTGCTGTTTTTCATAATTTACCTTCAGGAGGGGCCAAAAGGGCATTGTATGATCATGTTAAATATCTGGTCTCTTCAGGACATGAAGTTGATGTTTTTGTTCCTGAAACTGCAAATGAAAACTTTTTATCTCTTATAGAATTGGTGAATAATTTTAAGGTGTTTCCTGTAAAAACTGGTTTTTTAAGATCATTTATTTATTCCAAGCTCAACCCAGAAACTCCGAGTAGTGACCTGGTATCACTGAAAGAGCTTGAATTAACTGAAAAAAATATTGCCGCAGATATTAATGGCGGAAATTATGATGTGGTTTTAAGTGAACAGGACAAATTTACAATGTCCCCTTTCATTCTTAAATATATCAAAATACCTGCTGTTTACTACTGCCAACAGCCTTTACGCAATGATAAAATCCTTGAAGAAGTCTCAAATGATATAGAAAATCCTAATTTTATTAGAAAGAAAATGAAATATCGTGATTTGAACAATACATTTAAAATTGACAGCATAAATGCTAAATATGCCAAATATATCCTGGCAAACTCCTATTTTTCAAGAGAATCTCTTCTAAAAACATACGGATTGAATTCTTTTGTTTCATACCTCGGAATTGATACATATAAATTTAAACCGCTGCAACTACCTTCTGAAGATTTCGTGCTGTCTGTGGGTTCATGTACGCCCATCAAAGGATATGATTTTACAATACGATCTTTATCTTTAATAAACGAGCAAATACGTCCAGAGTTCACCATAGTTTCTAATTTTTCATCGCCGGAATGGAAAAATTACATAGAAAAACTTGCAAATAAATTAGGAGTAAAATTAACTATTCTAGATTTAATAAATGATCATGAGCTGATAAAATTATATAATAAAGCAAAAATGGTTATTTATACTCCTTATCTTGAACCATTTGGGTTAATTCCAATTGAATCCATGAGCTGTGGAACTCCTGTTGTTGCTGTTAAAGAGGGAGGTGTTAGAGAAACAGTGGTACACAATGAAACAGGATTGCTCATAGATCGAGATGAAAACTTATTTGCACAGGCCATTCTTGAACTTCTGAGGGACACAGATAAAAGTCGTGAAATGTCAAAAAATGCCATAACTAATGTTCAAAATTTCTGGACATTAGAACATGCAGGAATCAGATTATTAAACCATTTAAACCTAGCAATAGATAGATATACATCATAA
- a CDS encoding glycosyltransferase family 39 protein has product MDSARNKYRSAFANLSKIYRNPLFILTIITAGITAYLLEVQMKIGVPYWDVFTYLNNALYFAGTGKGSILYLPPVVPFLTSLFFKAGYISLNAIFILDSILFIIGVIGLYFLLKQRFNGIQSLTGSLIFISFPVVLAWATAGGIDIPGVSFSIWAIYLTVLGVKKNPKYLYFIIPLMMLAFLTRYTAGLIILPVLFYAIINIRQIQKIKKVAAGILLELIILISGFLYVYMHLGTISSFYSLLANVLTSTSKGLGDVAYNPNYWYYLQNIPNYISLAPFSGTYQQLLNPSTGFASILAYILILIAAVGLIIYIYKILCFKFKNKVNFQNKYATAKAVSLIILIAGSILTFNNTQYLLSEVFLFGACFLLYNLLKSPEAKNIDLDIMMLLWFGAYLIFQSTLGVKVDRYFITMAPALAYFLILGLSEFINKIKPKIKNKDLKSWGIYSIIALIFLSSAMLTYIGHTPKKTFTKDIGDTSNWIKGYDPDYTDKIIFSDYPPAVSWYLKKGINGGFPRFYKNPDDFANALQNKSADYYIDSLSEPKLNLKGYQLIKNFGNVAVYKRV; this is encoded by the coding sequence TTGGACAGCGCAAGAAACAAATATAGATCTGCTTTTGCAAATTTAAGTAAAATATACCGTAATCCCCTCTTTATATTAACCATAATTACTGCAGGGATAACTGCTTATCTTTTAGAAGTTCAAATGAAAATTGGTGTCCCTTACTGGGATGTTTTTACTTATTTGAATAATGCATTATATTTTGCAGGCACGGGAAAAGGCAGTATACTTTATCTTCCACCAGTTGTACCATTTTTAACTTCGCTTTTTTTTAAAGCAGGATACATATCTCTTAATGCCATTTTCATCTTAGACAGTATATTGTTTATAATTGGCGTAATTGGACTATACTTCTTATTAAAACAGCGTTTTAATGGAATTCAAAGCTTAACTGGCAGTCTCATATTTATATCATTTCCAGTTGTGCTTGCATGGGCCACAGCAGGCGGTATAGATATCCCTGGTGTTTCTTTTTCCATATGGGCTATCTACTTAACTGTTTTAGGGGTGAAAAAAAATCCAAAATACCTGTATTTCATCATTCCATTAATGATGCTGGCATTCCTTACAAGATATACAGCAGGCCTTATAATTTTACCAGTGCTCTTTTATGCCATTATTAATATAAGGCAAATACAAAAAATTAAAAAAGTAGCTGCCGGCATTTTATTAGAACTTATAATATTAATATCTGGATTTTTATATGTTTACATGCATTTAGGGACAATTTCATCATTTTACAGCTTGTTAGCTAATGTACTTACATCTACATCTAAAGGGTTAGGTGATGTTGCTTACAACCCTAATTACTGGTATTACCTTCAAAATATACCTAACTATATTTCTTTAGCTCCCTTCAGCGGTACATATCAACAGCTTTTAAACCCATCTACAGGTTTTGCATCGATACTTGCATATATACTTATTTTAATAGCAGCTGTGGGACTTATCATTTATATATACAAAATTCTGTGCTTTAAATTTAAAAATAAAGTTAATTTCCAGAATAAATATGCAACCGCAAAGGCAGTATCGCTGATTATTCTGATTGCTGGATCCATATTAACATTTAACAACACACAATATTTATTAAGCGAAGTATTTCTTTTTGGAGCATGTTTCTTGCTGTACAATTTATTAAAGAGTCCAGAAGCAAAAAATATTGATTTAGACATAATGATGCTCCTGTGGTTTGGAGCTTATCTCATATTCCAGAGCACTTTAGGGGTAAAAGTAGACAGGTACTTCATTACAATGGCCCCTGCACTTGCATACTTCCTTATTTTAGGTTTAAGTGAATTTATCAATAAAATAAAGCCTAAAATAAAAAATAAAGATTTAAAATCATGGGGAATTTATTCAATTATTGCATTAATATTTTTATCCTCTGCCATGCTCACTTACATTGGACATACCCCTAAAAAAACATTTACCAAGGATATAGGAGATACAAGCAACTGGATTAAAGGATACGATCCAGATTACACTGATAAAATAATCTTTTCAGATTATCCTCCTGCAGTTAGCTGGTATCTTAAAAAAGGAATAAATGGAGGATTTCCAAGATTTTACAAGAACCCTGATGATTTCGCTAATGCCCTTCAAAACAAGAGTGCAGATTATTATATAGATTCTTTAAGCGAACCTAAACTGAACCTTAAGGGGTACCAACTAATTAAAAATTTCGGAAATGTAGCAGTTTACAAGAGGGTATAA
- a CDS encoding glycosyltransferase family 2 protein: MNPKVSIIILNWNRWKDTIECLESIYHINYSNYDVILVDNSSTDNSIEKIKEYCKGKIKVQSKHIKYNHLNKPIKIFEYTQKELKTLKNRTDEYYRIPSSKKITLIKNKKNYGFAGGNNVGIRFALNTDSQYILLLNNDTIVDPDFLAELIKTAQKYRNKGSIQSLLLKPDGKLIDSLGQEIYIWSAMDKGINSTYNPLKKDREIFGACAAAAVYPKEILKKIGLFDENFFVIFEDVDLSWRIRLEGFKSVLAVNSIVYHKRGISESINQHKTSDLMEYHYNKNLLSTMLKYYPLSHLFGSKNLNKTIFYLKKAILYSLKVNKTLELSRIILSNIWLRISMFNHPLLYEIQNEWIIQ; this comes from the coding sequence ATGAACCCAAAAGTTTCAATAATTATTCTAAACTGGAACCGTTGGAAAGACACCATAGAGTGTCTAGAATCAATTTACCATATTAATTATTCCAATTATGATGTCATATTAGTAGACAACAGTTCTACGGACAATTCCATAGAAAAAATAAAAGAGTACTGTAAAGGCAAAATTAAGGTCCAATCCAAACATATTAAGTACAACCATTTAAACAAACCTATTAAAATCTTTGAATACACACAAAAAGAACTTAAAACATTAAAAAATAGAACAGATGAATATTATAGAATACCCTCATCTAAAAAAATAACCTTAATTAAAAATAAGAAAAATTATGGTTTTGCTGGAGGAAATAATGTTGGAATAAGATTTGCATTAAATACTGACTCACAATATATACTCCTTTTAAATAATGATACTATAGTTGACCCCGATTTCCTTGCAGAATTAATAAAAACAGCTCAAAAATATAGAAACAAAGGGAGCATTCAATCTTTACTTTTAAAACCTGATGGAAAACTCATTGATTCTTTAGGTCAGGAAATTTATATCTGGAGTGCAATGGACAAAGGAATAAATTCAACATATAATCCTCTTAAAAAGGATAGAGAAATATTTGGAGCCTGTGCTGCAGCGGCGGTTTATCCAAAAGAAATTTTAAAAAAGATTGGATTATTTGATGAAAATTTTTTTGTAATCTTTGAAGATGTAGATCTTTCCTGGAGAATCAGATTAGAAGGATTCAAATCTGTTTTAGCCGTAAATTCAATAGTTTATCATAAAAGAGGTATTTCAGAAAGTATAAATCAGCATAAAACATCTGATCTAATGGAATACCATTACAATAAAAATTTATTGAGTACAATGCTTAAATACTATCCCTTATCACATCTTTTTGGAAGTAAAAATTTAAATAAAACAATATTTTATCTAAAAAAAGCCATATTATATTCATTAAAAGTCAACAAGACATTAGAGCTTAGTAGGATTATTTTAAGTAATATATGGCTTAGAATCAGTATGTTTAACCACCCACTATTATATGAAATACAAAATGAATGGATTATACAATGA
- a CDS encoding glycosyltransferase family 2 protein, whose amino-acid sequence MKKPENNVAIIILNWNGWKDTIECLESIYHINYSNYNVIVVDNNSNDDSVEKIKEYCKGKIGVKSNFFHYDTSNKPIKIFEYNENEFETAQKDEKEISNILPSEKIILVKNNGNYGFAGGNNTGIKYAVCIFKSEYILLLNNDTVVDRNFLEELVKAAENDEKIGFVGAKTYFYDKKEVIQAAGGGKIDLKKVIAVETALNQIDDGKYDQNIELDYITGSCILCKKEVIDKIGMLNANYFMYWEDVDWCFRGRKSGYKSVYTFKSKIWHKVSVSSTNYLKTYYCTRNRIYFMEQNINNHNNFKFISYFFIYLFLPQIISYLLNRDLRGGFNPYLKGFISGLKLYSRPIRTGKKYNLQEITLIITVINKKS is encoded by the coding sequence ATGAAAAAGCCAGAAAATAATGTTGCCATAATTATCCTGAACTGGAACGGCTGGAAAGACACCATAGAATGTTTAGAATCAATTTATCATATTAATTATTCTAATTACAATGTCATAGTAGTGGACAACAATTCCAATGACGACTCTGTAGAAAAAATAAAAGAATACTGTAAAGGAAAAATAGGAGTAAAATCTAATTTTTTCCATTATGATACATCCAATAAACCTATAAAAATATTTGAATATAATGAAAATGAATTTGAAACTGCACAAAAAGATGAAAAAGAGATTTCTAATATATTACCATCCGAAAAGATTATTTTAGTAAAAAATAATGGAAATTACGGTTTTGCAGGCGGAAACAATACTGGAATTAAATATGCAGTTTGTATCTTTAAATCCGAATATATTCTCTTGCTAAACAATGATACAGTTGTTGACAGAAATTTTCTCGAAGAACTCGTAAAAGCAGCTGAAAATGATGAAAAAATAGGGTTTGTAGGGGCAAAAACTTATTTCTACGACAAAAAAGAGGTTATACAGGCAGCTGGTGGAGGAAAAATAGACCTCAAAAAAGTTATTGCTGTTGAAACAGCTTTAAATCAGATAGATGATGGTAAATATGACCAAAACATCGAATTAGATTACATCACAGGTTCATGTATACTCTGTAAGAAAGAAGTGATTGATAAAATCGGAATGTTAAATGCTAATTATTTTATGTACTGGGAGGATGTTGACTGGTGTTTTAGAGGAAGAAAATCAGGATATAAATCAGTTTATACATTTAAGTCAAAAATCTGGCACAAAGTAAGTGTATCAAGTACAAACTATCTTAAAACTTACTACTGTACCCGAAATAGGATTTATTTTATGGAACAAAACATCAATAACCATAATAATTTTAAATTCATATCTTACTTCTTCATATACCTATTTTTACCCCAGATCATTTCCTACTTACTTAATAGAGATTTAAGAGGTGGATTTAACCCATATTTAAAAGGATTTATCAGCGGGCTTAAATTATACAGTAGACCTATCAGAACTGGTAAAAAATACAATTTACAGGAAATAACATTGATTATAACAGTAATCAATAAAAAATCTTGA
- a CDS encoding class I SAM-dependent methyltransferase: MEINEIFRDTKDWYLTIEPCASLKSINFVTNHAGRKILDLGCATGGYCSNLNNLGFKCIGVDINPEYVEKARENDIEAYTMEADNLEFPDNTFDTVLLFEILEHVDNPHKILKESKRVAKKNILITVPNCTQFFELKSTGLTYEHILEKDHINFFTKKDLENLISKEFSTFRVVEDDPINLNQLSLITGLPLWLRLPISLFNKLKFIKSSLYYRLYAVIDV; this comes from the coding sequence ATGGAAATTAATGAAATATTTAGAGATACTAAAGACTGGTATTTAACTATAGAACCTTGTGCATCCTTAAAGTCCATTAATTTTGTTACCAACCATGCGGGAAGGAAAATATTAGATTTAGGATGTGCTACAGGAGGTTATTGCAGTAATTTAAACAATTTAGGATTTAAATGCATAGGTGTAGACATAAATCCAGAATATGTTGAAAAAGCACGTGAAAATGACATAGAAGCATATACAATGGAAGCAGACAATTTAGAATTTCCAGACAACACTTTTGATACAGTTTTACTATTTGAAATTTTAGAACATGTAGATAATCCACATAAAATTTTAAAGGAATCAAAACGAGTAGCAAAGAAAAATATACTTATAACAGTGCCAAACTGCACACAATTTTTTGAGCTTAAATCAACAGGATTAACATATGAACATATTTTAGAAAAAGATCATATTAATTTTTTCACAAAAAAAGACCTTGAAAACTTAATTTCAAAAGAATTCAGCACATTTAGAGTTGTAGAAGATGATCCTATTAATTTAAATCAATTATCATTAATTACAGGATTGCCTTTATGGTTAAGATTACCAATTAGCCTGTTTAATAAATTAAAATTCATTAAATCTTCCTTATATTACCGTTTATACGCAGTAATTGATGTATAA
- a CDS encoding GDP-mannose 4,6-dehydratase, giving the protein MNWKGKNVLITGIGGFVGPYLGEALLEKEAIVFGLVRKRADGLKTKSLEDKGIENDVKLIGGDLTDITSLANALDVADPDFIFHLAAQSFVPRSFENSLETQQINCIGTVNLLDAVRMKDIDSKIVFAGSSEEYGLVISSSNNHEQVQKKHHSIFPEVENIPEVPIKETNPLRPMSPYAVSKVYGDFLMRNYYHSYGMKNVVSRAFNHEGAGRGPMFVTSVITNQIMKLKFGEISKINIGNVNAFRDWSHVKEIVRGYMLLAEKGKNGEVYNQGSMRTNSVLSYILLSLKESGWDIDKIEAFNGEKMVKEPLSMDNSKIFGVGFEKTAVDQMMLEGELEYTIADKGIYAHTDKGEISVEFNPERFRPAEVPILFANTENIQKLGAKIEYKLNHIIKDQLNYYLKKENRVLF; this is encoded by the coding sequence ATGAACTGGAAAGGTAAAAATGTTTTAATAACCGGAATAGGTGGATTTGTAGGGCCTTATTTAGGAGAAGCCTTGTTAGAAAAGGAAGCTATTGTCTTTGGTTTAGTTAGAAAGAGGGCTGATGGGTTAAAAACTAAAAGTTTAGAAGATAAAGGAATTGAAAATGATGTGAAGTTGATTGGTGGTGACTTAACTGATATAACTTCACTTGCTAATGCACTTGACGTTGCAGATCCTGATTTTATTTTTCATTTAGCTGCTCAGTCATTTGTTCCAAGATCCTTTGAGAATTCACTGGAAACACAGCAAATAAACTGCATAGGAACTGTGAATTTATTAGATGCAGTAAGGATGAAAGATATTGATTCAAAAATTGTTTTTGCAGGTTCCAGCGAAGAATATGGACTGGTCATATCCTCCAGTAATAACCATGAACAGGTGCAAAAAAAACATCACTCCATATTTCCTGAAGTAGAAAATATTCCTGAAGTTCCTATTAAAGAGACTAATCCTTTACGCCCAATGTCTCCTTATGCTGTTTCTAAGGTTTATGGTGATTTTTTAATGAGGAATTACTACCATTCATATGGTATGAAAAATGTTGTTTCTCGTGCTTTTAACCATGAAGGTGCTGGAAGAGGACCTATGTTCGTTACATCGGTTATAACTAACCAGATTATGAAATTAAAGTTTGGAGAAATTAGTAAAATTAATATAGGTAATGTGAACGCTTTTAGAGACTGGTCACATGTCAAAGAAATAGTTAGAGGCTACATGCTTCTTGCTGAGAAAGGTAAAAACGGAGAAGTATATAATCAGGGTTCAATGCGAACAAATTCAGTATTGAGCTACATATTATTAAGTTTAAAAGAATCAGGATGGGATATTGATAAAATTGAAGCCTTTAATGGAGAAAAAATGGTTAAAGAACCACTTTCAATGGACAATTCCAAGATTTTTGGAGTTGGCTTTGAAAAAACAGCAGTAGACCAGATGATGTTAGAAGGAGAACTTGAGTATACAATTGCAGATAAAGGAATTTATGCCCACACAGATAAAGGAGAAATATCAGTAGAATTCAACCCTGAAAGATTCAGACCAGCAGAAGTACCAATTTTATTTGCAAATACCGAAAATATCCAAAAATTAGGGGCTAAAATTGAGTATAAACTAAACCACATTATAAAAGACCAGCTGAATTACTATTTAAAAAAAGAAAACAGGGTTTTGTTTTAA
- a CDS encoding glycosyltransferase yields MITINFITSWNAECGIADTTRLFVDELRKHDDIQINICPVKKYGPKNPFYFFKLLKNIPKNQITHIQYHSDLFGPFIPNVSLSYFPMVISLLKFWRKNKIITTVHEIDSKSTIDKIIIKFLNFSDKLIAHNSNLINSMEKCGVKKDKLFLIPLGTSQSKLLDKKLCKNKLGLTGKKILTIFGFIGLNKGHDLLVDILPELDKNHILVIAGAPRTKEQIEYKHLLEEQIFYAGLQERVKFFGFVDKKQLPIVAGATDIFIYPYRWIIASAALNIALSYQIPTITSDLDYFKEIKSEYSCIELFKNENKQDLLEKICGLLRNTEKQEHLREKCRYFNKKTSWRAVGNKTRELYLELTD; encoded by the coding sequence ATGATTACGATTAATTTCATTACCAGCTGGAACGCAGAATGTGGAATAGCAGATACCACTAGATTATTTGTCGATGAATTAAGAAAACATGACGATATTCAAATCAACATCTGTCCAGTTAAAAAATATGGGCCTAAAAATCCTTTTTACTTCTTTAAATTATTAAAAAATATCCCAAAGAATCAAATTACACATATCCAGTACCACAGCGATTTATTTGGCCCTTTTATACCTAATGTTTCACTCAGTTATTTTCCAATGGTTATATCTCTGCTGAAATTCTGGAGAAAAAATAAAATAATTACTACTGTACATGAAATAGACTCAAAATCAACGATAGATAAAATTATTATTAAATTTCTAAACTTTTCTGACAAATTAATTGCTCATAACAGTAATTTAATCAATTCTATGGAAAAATGTGGCGTAAAAAAAGATAAGTTATTTTTAATTCCGCTGGGTACCTCCCAAAGTAAATTACTGGATAAAAAGTTATGTAAAAATAAATTAGGCCTGACAGGCAAGAAAATATTGACTATTTTTGGATTTATAGGTTTAAATAAAGGACATGACCTCCTGGTTGATATTTTACCTGAGCTTGATAAAAACCATATCCTTGTTATAGCAGGCGCACCCAGAACTAAAGAACAAATTGAGTACAAGCACCTTTTAGAAGAGCAAATATTTTATGCAGGGTTACAGGAAAGGGTAAAATTTTTTGGTTTTGTTGATAAAAAACAGCTGCCAATTGTTGCAGGCGCCACGGATATTTTTATATATCCTTATCGATGGATTATCGCTTCTGCAGCCCTTAATATAGCCCTAAGCTACCAAATTCCAACCATAACTTCTGACCTGGATTATTTTAAAGAAATAAAAAGTGAATATAGTTGTATAGAACTCTTTAAAAACGAAAATAAGCAGGATCTACTGGAAAAAATATGCGGACTCCTAAGGAATACTGAAAAACAGGAACATCTTAGGGAAAAATGCAGGTATTTTAACAAAAAAACAAGCTGGAGAGCTGTTGGAAACAAAACAAGAGAATTGTATCTAGAATTAACAGACTAA
- a CDS encoding glycosyltransferase family 2 protein, whose translation MNPKIAVVILNWNGSEDTLECLESLRQIDYSNYNIILVDNASSDDSLERIRKYFKGEIKIKSSFFKYSRRNKPAETIEYTKEESEKRESNFAEIVLIKNDKNYGFAEGSNIGIRYGLTNLDSDYILLLNNDTVVDSDFLRELVKVSESSHEIGFASPKTYYYDFNNKRNVINFAGGSLNMFKGQSHSIGVNEVDNGQYDEIKTVEYGEGSCLLVKREVLEKIGLFDTKYFAYWEEADLCTRGNKAGYRSVYVPKAKIWHKISASTDDPTKLYYYTRNKFWFMQKYANRTQYISFLLLFFGFYFWNLTCKYTLYGIYKRSLKQSNYFLKGIKNGIFIK comes from the coding sequence ATGAACCCAAAAATTGCAGTGGTAATTTTAAACTGGAACGGCTCTGAAGATACGTTAGAATGTCTTGAGTCATTACGTCAAATTGACTATTCCAATTACAATATAATCCTTGTTGATAATGCATCTTCAGATGACTCCTTAGAAAGAATAAGAAAGTACTTTAAAGGAGAAATCAAAATCAAATCCTCTTTTTTTAAATATTCAAGAAGAAATAAACCCGCTGAAACAATCGAATATACAAAGGAAGAATCTGAAAAAAGAGAATCCAATTTTGCAGAGATAGTACTAATTAAAAATGATAAAAATTATGGATTTGCAGAGGGAAGCAACATTGGAATAAGATATGGATTAACCAATTTAGATTCAGACTACATTCTCCTCTTAAACAATGATACAGTAGTTGACAGTGATTTTTTAAGAGAACTGGTTAAAGTTTCTGAAAGCAGCCATGAAATAGGGTTTGCAAGCCCCAAAACATACTACTATGATTTTAATAACAAGCGAAATGTCATAAATTTCGCCGGCGGATCCTTAAATATGTTTAAAGGACAATCCCACTCCATTGGCGTAAATGAAGTTGATAATGGCCAGTATGATGAAATAAAGACTGTAGAATATGGCGAAGGTTCCTGCTTGCTTGTAAAAAGAGAAGTTTTAGAGAAAATAGGTTTATTTGACACAAAATATTTTGCTTACTGGGAAGAAGCAGATTTATGTACAAGGGGAAATAAAGCAGGATACAGGTCAGTGTACGTTCCAAAAGCTAAAATATGGCATAAAATTTCAGCATCAACAGATGACCCCACAAAGTTATATTATTATACCCGGAATAAGTTCTGGTTCATGCAAAAATATGCAAATAGAACACAATATATTTCTTTTCTGCTCCTTTTTTTTGGATTCTATTTCTGGAATTTAACATGTAAGTATACATTATACGGCATATATAAAAGAAGCCTGAAACAGAGCAATTACTTTTTAAAAGGGATAAAAAACGGTATTTTCATTAAATAA